The proteins below come from a single Dehalococcoidia bacterium genomic window:
- a CDS encoding HigA family addiction module antidote protein has translation MPMKNPPHPGRSIKENCLDPLGLSVTEAAAVLGVARHTLSRVLNGHAAISPDMAIRLEKAGWSSADFWLIRQTAYDLAQARKSEDRIRVERYQPQPTA, from the coding sequence ATGCCTATGAAGAATCCGCCCCATCCGGGTCGCAGCATCAAGGAAAACTGCCTGGACCCACTGGGCCTGAGCGTCACCGAGGCGGCGGCGGTGCTGGGTGTTGCCCGTCATACCCTCTCTCGGGTTTTGAACGGTCACGCGGCGATCTCGCCCGACATGGCCATCCGCCTGGAGAAGGCCGGATGGTCCAGCGCCGACTTCTGGTTGATCCGCCAGACTGCATACGACTTGGCTCAGGCGCGCAAGAGTGAAGACAGAATCCGGGTCGAGCGCTACCAGCCCCAGCCCACCGCGTAG
- a CDS encoding type II toxin-antitoxin system RelE/ParE family toxin, with translation MIRSFRHRGLRRLFERDDPSRIASDQLDRIILAMADLDAAGRPSDLDLPGYRLHPLRGNRRGLWSISITGNWRLTFRFEAGDVYDVDLVDYH, from the coding sequence ATGATCCGTTCGTTTCGCCATCGAGGGTTGAGGCGGCTCTTTGAGCGAGACGACCCCAGCAGGATAGCCTCCGACCAACTGGACCGAATCATTCTCGCCATGGCAGACTTGGATGCCGCCGGCAGGCCGAGCGATCTCGACCTGCCAGGATACAGGCTGCATCCACTCAGAGGAAACCGAAGAGGACTATGGAGCATTTCGATTACCGGCAACTGGCGACTCACCTTTAGGTTTGAAGCTGGCGACGTGTACGACGTTGATCTCGTCGATTACCACTGA
- a CDS encoding Uma2 family endonuclease produces the protein MTGRTTTLTQESDTLEHFPYYPPRDDMQNWLHLYETSVVTSLTVHFADTPNVTVASEVPVGPGLPVRDDARIPDLMVVRGADRELIEEQRGYAIDRQGKAPDFVLEVASPTTGRVDYTDKRRDYERFGVVEYWRFDPSGGEYHDAALAGDRLVDGEYEPIDIEVLTEDRLRGYSEVLGLYVCWEEGVLRFFDPVTESYLRSHKEDAGRAEIAETRVGTAEARAHEEAAARGRAEARAGTAEARAHEEAAARGRAEARAAELEAELRRLRGE, from the coding sequence ATGACCGGCAGGACGACCACACTCACACAGGAATCGGATACGCTCGAGCACTTTCCCTACTATCCGCCGCGGGACGACATGCAGAACTGGCTCCACCTCTACGAGACCTCTGTTGTGACCTCCCTGACGGTCCACTTCGCAGACACGCCGAACGTCACGGTGGCAAGCGAGGTCCCCGTCGGACCCGGGCTGCCCGTGCGTGACGACGCTCGCATACCGGACCTGATGGTTGTGCGCGGCGCTGACCGTGAGCTCATCGAGGAGCAGAGGGGATATGCGATAGACCGGCAGGGCAAGGCTCCCGACTTCGTGCTCGAGGTGGCGTCCCCCACGACCGGGAGAGTGGACTACACCGACAAACGTCGCGACTATGAGCGCTTCGGTGTGGTGGAGTACTGGCGTTTCGACCCGAGCGGGGGGGAGTATCACGACGCTGCGCTTGCCGGGGACCGTCTGGTGGACGGCGAGTATGAGCCGATTGACATCGAAGTGCTTACCGAAGACCGTCTTCGCGGTTACAGCGAGGTGTTGGGACTTTACGTGTGCTGGGAGGAGGGGGTGCTGCGGTTCTTCGATCCCGTGACGGAGAGCTACCTTCGGTCCCACAAGGAAGACGCAGGTCGCGCTGAGATTGCTGAGACCCGTGTCGGAACCGCTGAGGCTCGTGCTCATGAAGAGGCGGCAGCTCGCGGGAGAGCAGAGGCCCGTGCTGGAACCGCCGAGGCTCGTGCTCATGAAGAGGCGGCAGCTCGTGGGAGAGCGGAGGCCCGCGCTGCCGAGCTGGAGGCGGAGCTTCGCCGGCTGCGAGGTGAGTAG
- a CDS encoding type II toxin-antitoxin system PrlF family antitoxin has product MFESRITIKGQTTLPRGVRDSLALKAGDKVRYVILDGGALIMPVRPTSRLFGSMKYDGPPVSLEEMEDSIAEGAVEG; this is encoded by the coding sequence ATGTTCGAGTCCAGGATAACGATCAAGGGTCAGACTACCCTGCCCAGGGGAGTGAGGGACTCCCTGGCATTGAAGGCGGGAGACAAGGTGCGCTACGTCATACTTGACGGAGGCGCACTGATAATGCCGGTCCGTCCCACCAGCCGCCTGTTCGGCAGCATGAAGTATGACGGTCCTCCTGTGAGTCTCGAAGAGATGGAAGACTCCATCGCTGAGGGGGCTGTGGAGGGATGA